In Paenibacillus sp. FSL M7-0420, a single genomic region encodes these proteins:
- the flgK gene encoding flagellar hook-associated protein FlgK — translation MTSTFHSIETARRSLFTQTAALNTTGHNIANANTEGYTRQRVNMKAAIPIEAYGMNNSTMPGQLGTGVEFSSIERIREMFLDDQFRGENSASGNWSIQSDTLDKLEAIVNEPSDTGVRIVLDNFWKSWSDLSKNPEDPTARKIVVQTAQALTDAMNYMSTQLSNLDRDLSTNIDVKGKEIQSYLSSIADLNQSISKIEGMGDKANDLRDQRDLLTDKLSKIANITILDTDAGYNISLGTQPLVQGATVTAAVDSTFLNTAFASGDLKAGEAYGMLFSKNTYVADYRKQLDAMANTIANGEVQVTIPAGSNLPAGTTVLKDSEIINADGTKTTLSAGSAVPIPLPGDLRTTVKGLNGLHQLGYALNGTSGRPFFTSAVAGEAITAANLKLNPEIAADPTLFATSLRTTTDTSGNVSVVKGNNTLALLFSNMKDNNTFATADGTKTGTVGSYLSSMVGQLGIQSQEATRQASNADYLVEQVNSRRQSVSGVSLDEEMSNMLVFQHAYSAAARFMTTYDQMLDKLINSTGMVGR, via the coding sequence ATGACATCCACATTCCACTCCATCGAGACCGCAAGACGAAGCCTGTTTACCCAGACGGCTGCGCTCAATACAACCGGCCACAACATTGCCAACGCCAACACGGAGGGATATACCCGCCAGCGTGTGAATATGAAGGCGGCAATCCCGATTGAAGCTTATGGTATGAATAACTCGACGATGCCAGGGCAGCTGGGAACCGGGGTTGAATTCAGTTCCATTGAGCGGATTCGTGAGATGTTCCTGGATGATCAGTTCCGCGGGGAGAACTCAGCAAGCGGGAACTGGAGCATTCAGTCGGATACCTTAGATAAGCTGGAAGCGATCGTGAATGAGCCTTCAGATACCGGTGTCCGTATCGTACTGGATAACTTCTGGAAGTCCTGGTCGGACCTCAGTAAGAACCCGGAAGATCCCACAGCCCGCAAGATCGTCGTGCAGACAGCTCAGGCCCTCACGGATGCCATGAACTATATGAGTACACAGCTCAGCAATCTGGACCGCGATCTCAGCACTAATATTGACGTCAAGGGCAAAGAGATTCAGAGCTACCTCAGCTCGATCGCTGACCTCAATCAATCCATCTCCAAGATCGAAGGCATGGGCGACAAAGCCAATGATCTGCGCGACCAGCGCGACCTATTGACGGACAAGCTGTCCAAGATTGCCAATATCACTATTCTGGATACAGATGCCGGATATAACATCTCTCTGGGCACGCAGCCTTTAGTTCAAGGAGCAACCGTAACTGCGGCTGTGGACAGTACGTTTCTTAATACCGCTTTCGCCTCCGGCGATTTGAAGGCCGGTGAAGCTTATGGGATGCTTTTCTCCAAAAACACCTATGTAGCAGATTACAGAAAGCAACTCGACGCGATGGCCAATACCATTGCCAATGGTGAAGTGCAGGTGACCATACCGGCAGGCTCTAACCTGCCCGCAGGAACGACTGTGCTCAAGGATTCAGAGATTATTAATGCGGATGGCACCAAAACAACTCTTTCAGCAGGAAGCGCGGTACCTATCCCGTTGCCGGGTGATCTAAGAACAACTGTCAAGGGTTTGAATGGACTCCATCAGCTGGGGTACGCATTAAATGGGACTTCGGGCCGGCCGTTCTTCACCTCTGCGGTAGCCGGAGAAGCAATCACTGCTGCCAATCTCAAGCTGAATCCGGAAATCGCTGCTGATCCCACGCTGTTTGCTACTTCCTTGCGTACTACTACAGACACCTCAGGTAATGTATCCGTAGTAAAAGGGAATAACACACTGGCACTGCTGTTCAGTAATATGAAGGATAACAATACTTTTGCTACAGCAGATGGCACTAAGACGGGTACAGTCGGGTCCTATCTCAGCTCCATGGTTGGACAATTGGGTATCCAATCTCAAGAGGCCACACGCCAGGCGAGCAACGCCGATTATCTGGTGGAGCAAGTCAATTCCCGCCGCCAATCCGTAAGCGGTGTGTCGCTGGATGAAGAAATGTCCAATATGCTCGTGTTCCAGCATGCCTACAGTGCTGCTGCGCGTTTCATGACCACCTATGATCAGATGTTAGATAAATTAATTAATTCTACCGGCATGGTCGGAAGATAA
- a CDS encoding TIGR03826 family flagellar region protein, whose product MNVDNCPRCGRLYVKNLMNLCQPCIKELEHEYEICVEYLRKNRGTNIQELSDATDISIKEITRFIREGRISIANAPNMMYPCEVCGTLIREGHMCDSCRSRLTKDLANAAKDNADSSAPKKAQDGAYRAVDKFRN is encoded by the coding sequence ATGAATGTAGACAATTGTCCGAGATGCGGCCGGTTATATGTCAAGAACCTGATGAACCTGTGCCAGCCCTGCATCAAAGAGCTAGAGCATGAGTATGAAATCTGTGTAGAATACTTACGCAAAAATAGAGGTACCAACATACAGGAACTGTCCGATGCCACCGATATTTCCATCAAGGAAATCACACGTTTTATCCGGGAGGGACGGATTTCCATAGCCAATGCGCCCAATATGATGTACCCTTGCGAGGTATGCGGAACCCTGATCCGGGAAGGGCATATGTGCGACAGCTGCCGCAGCCGTCTGACCAAGGACCTGGCCAATGCGGCCAAGGATAATGCGGACTCAAGCGCTCCCAAGAAGGCTCAGGATGGCGCTTACCGCGCTGTGGACAAGTTCCGCAACTAA
- the flgM gene encoding flagellar biosynthesis anti-sigma factor FlgM has product MKINDAGRINAINPYQRSAESQRQEQMKKSTRKDEVSISDEAIKLLQAQKSGKIDTERANKIESLKQQVSAGTYQVDAAKLAETLAPYFKQSSEN; this is encoded by the coding sequence ATGAAAATTAACGATGCCGGACGAATCAATGCGATTAATCCATACCAACGAAGTGCGGAATCGCAAAGGCAGGAACAGATGAAGAAGAGTACACGCAAGGATGAGGTATCGATTTCGGATGAAGCCATCAAGCTGCTTCAGGCACAGAAGAGCGGGAAGATTGACACTGAACGTGCGAACAAGATCGAGAGCCTGAAACAGCAAGTATCCGCAGGTACCTACCAGGTTGACGCAGCCAAGCTCGCCGAGACACTCGCCCCCTACTTTAAGCAATCCTCCGAGAATTAG
- a CDS encoding stalk domain-containing protein, translated as MGKKSTEHTRGNQWSPAKKWIAASLAGVIWIMPVVGSEGAGWLGASTAPVAQAAASFSATKLSEEVITSGAMMMKYKFTTVRSGKSATGLASVIRVDLNNPYVSLDVMTGKGGNLTTRQSTGGMAAETGAVAAVNGDYFNTGGEGAPIGGQVSGGVLVSTPSQLNGMYAFAVTKDRKPMIDEYTFEGMLTAEDGSQFPLSGINKGAYNPEGGSSTYSHANAAYIYTDAWTALERPKGSSTTPTEVLVENDIITQISLDSALPVKVPKGGYILRTHGLAAQFVKAHLVEGQKLSSTYKLRSKTTQQELDPSTLQMMIGGHTILVNNGKASSFSRSTSSIGGYRARTALGYSQDGRYVYVIAAEKNSNSAGLSLTELQSFMTNIGVWKGINLDGGGSTTMVDRPLAETSTTLTFNTEYGKEQRTIVNGVGVYTSAPQGEVKGIKISGSSVLLIGQKATYSLKGYDTYYNPVDVAAANPAWTASGGSVTVNAGEATAVKPGTVKLKATSGTASAETEVTVLGGEDLSSLIAGTATAPLQAGATVSVPVNAVSKSGATIAVPATALKWEFIGFKGSVGDGKLKVEAVDPGVTTGYAIARYDGFSTAVVLSTAAATAWEDFENANYPFAFTTNAAGVTGTAAVAAGSAERAGSKVLSLSYDMSAGTGKMYAYAQFNGTKGKDIPAAATSMSVDVMGDMSLNWMRAELTDASGKTAYIDLAKVIDWNGWKTLNIDLSGSGIKFPASLKRLYVVNVEEGQDERAKTGTVAFDNISFVMPSLSSEAGLPKGTAAMSIGGKAMTVNGTKRPIDVAPIVKDGSTYVPIKYVLDAFGGNAVWDAKTKKIMVLRGSKALDLTVNKKEFVLNGKRQSAEVAPMILNARTLVPLRLVTEQLGLTVKWEQNTKTVTIES; from the coding sequence ATGGGGAAAAAGAGTACAGAGCACACACGGGGAAATCAATGGTCGCCTGCTAAAAAATGGATTGCTGCATCTCTGGCGGGTGTAATCTGGATCATGCCGGTTGTCGGGAGTGAAGGTGCAGGATGGCTGGGCGCAAGCACTGCGCCGGTAGCACAAGCAGCAGCGTCCTTCTCGGCGACAAAACTGAGTGAAGAGGTTATCACTTCCGGTGCGATGATGATGAAATACAAATTTACCACGGTGCGTTCCGGTAAGAGTGCGACAGGACTGGCCAGCGTCATTCGTGTCGATCTGAATAATCCTTATGTCTCACTGGATGTAATGACCGGCAAAGGCGGGAATCTGACGACACGGCAGAGCACCGGGGGCATGGCGGCTGAGACAGGTGCGGTCGCGGCGGTGAACGGGGATTACTTCAATACCGGGGGAGAAGGTGCACCGATTGGCGGTCAGGTATCCGGCGGTGTGCTGGTGTCCACTCCTTCACAGCTGAACGGAATGTATGCTTTTGCAGTAACCAAGGACCGTAAACCTATGATTGATGAATATACATTTGAGGGGATGCTGACCGCAGAGGATGGCTCCCAGTTCCCGCTGTCCGGCATCAACAAAGGGGCCTACAATCCCGAAGGCGGCAGTTCGACTTACAGTCATGCTAATGCCGCGTATATCTATACGGATGCATGGACAGCGCTGGAGCGGCCTAAGGGCAGCTCTACTACACCGACGGAGGTCCTGGTAGAGAATGATATCATTACCCAGATCTCGCTGGATTCGGCCCTGCCGGTCAAGGTGCCCAAGGGAGGCTATATTCTCCGTACACACGGGCTGGCTGCCCAGTTTGTCAAGGCCCATTTAGTTGAAGGGCAGAAGCTAAGCAGCACATACAAGCTCCGTTCCAAAACCACCCAGCAGGAGCTCGATCCTTCTACGCTGCAGATGATGATCGGGGGGCATACGATTCTGGTCAATAACGGCAAGGCGTCGTCGTTCTCCCGTTCTACAAGCAGCATTGGCGGGTACCGGGCGCGTACAGCGCTGGGCTATTCCCAGGATGGCAGGTACGTATATGTCATTGCAGCCGAGAAGAACAGCAATAGTGCAGGTCTGTCGTTGACAGAGCTGCAATCCTTCATGACGAATATCGGGGTGTGGAAAGGGATTAATCTGGACGGAGGGGGCTCTACAACGATGGTAGACCGCCCGCTGGCTGAAACCTCGACTACACTTACCTTCAATACCGAATACGGCAAGGAGCAGCGCACAATCGTTAACGGCGTAGGGGTCTATACTTCTGCTCCGCAAGGTGAAGTGAAAGGGATCAAGATCAGCGGCAGTTCGGTACTGTTAATCGGGCAAAAGGCCACATACTCCCTAAAGGGGTATGATACGTACTACAATCCGGTGGATGTAGCGGCGGCTAATCCGGCCTGGACCGCAAGCGGCGGCAGTGTCACTGTGAATGCGGGCGAAGCCACGGCCGTCAAGCCGGGAACCGTCAAGCTGAAGGCGACCAGCGGAACAGCGAGTGCCGAGACCGAGGTCACCGTTCTGGGCGGAGAAGACCTGTCCAGCCTGATTGCAGGTACAGCAACTGCACCGCTGCAAGCAGGGGCCACAGTATCGGTTCCGGTTAACGCGGTGTCGAAGAGCGGAGCAACGATAGCTGTTCCGGCAACCGCACTGAAGTGGGAGTTCATCGGCTTCAAAGGAAGTGTGGGGGACGGCAAGCTTAAAGTGGAGGCAGTCGATCCCGGCGTAACTACCGGATATGCGATTGCCCGCTATGACGGCTTCAGCACGGCGGTTGTCTTGTCTACTGCAGCTGCTACGGCGTGGGAGGATTTCGAGAATGCCAATTATCCGTTCGCGTTCACAACCAATGCGGCAGGCGTCACTGGAACAGCAGCAGTAGCTGCGGGCAGCGCAGAGCGCGCAGGCTCGAAGGTCTTATCGCTTAGCTACGATATGAGTGCTGGCACCGGTAAAATGTACGCATACGCCCAGTTCAACGGTACAAAGGGCAAGGATATTCCGGCGGCGGCAACCTCAATGTCAGTCGATGTGATGGGGGACATGAGCCTGAACTGGATGCGTGCAGAGCTGACAGATGCCAGCGGAAAGACGGCCTATATTGATCTGGCGAAAGTTATCGACTGGAACGGCTGGAAGACGCTTAATATCGATCTGTCCGGCTCAGGGATTAAATTCCCAGCTTCCCTTAAGAGACTTTACGTGGTAAATGTAGAAGAAGGCCAGGATGAACGGGCCAAGACGGGGACAGTGGCTTTTGATAATATTTCCTTCGTGATGCCATCGCTCTCCAGTGAGGCGGGACTGCCCAAAGGGACAGCGGCGATGAGCATTGGCGGCAAGGCGATGACGGTTAATGGTACCAAGCGGCCGATTGATGTCGCGCCGATCGTGAAGGACGGCAGTACGTATGTGCCGATAAAATATGTTCTGGACGCGTTCGGCGGCAATGCGGTCTGGGATGCGAAGACAAAGAAGATTATGGTCCTTCGGGGCTCTAAGGCGCTCGATCTGACCGTGAATAAGAAGGAGTTCGTACTGAACGGGAAGCGGCAGAGTGCTGAAGTAGCACCGATGATTCTGAATGCCAGGACTTTAGTACCGCTTCGACTCGTGACAGAACAGCTCGGACTCACTGTAAAATGGGAACAGAACACTAAGACCGTAACTATCGAATCGTGA
- a CDS encoding response regulator, which yields MENQNSGKAPIKVLLADDHQLFREGLKRILNMEDDIEVIGECGDGIQVLEFCNGNKPDIVLMDINMPIENGVEATQKLREMFPDVKVIILSIHDDESYVFETLRKGANGYLLKDMEAESLINAIRSVCEGHAFIHPKVTGKLINQLRRMTYLNETGAMAETAVKEAGVKFVAGDNNPLTRREAEVLRLMAEGKSNKMIGEYLFISEKTVKNHVSSILQKMEVDDRTQAVINSIKYGWVTL from the coding sequence ATGGAGAACCAAAACTCTGGCAAAGCGCCCATTAAAGTTCTTTTGGCCGATGATCATCAATTGTTTCGTGAAGGGCTTAAGCGTATTTTGAATATGGAGGATGACATCGAGGTCATTGGCGAATGCGGGGACGGCATCCAGGTGCTTGAATTCTGCAACGGCAACAAGCCGGATATCGTGCTGATGGATATCAATATGCCGATTGAGAACGGTGTGGAGGCTACACAAAAGCTCCGTGAAATGTTCCCGGATGTCAAAGTGATTATCCTCTCGATCCATGATGATGAAAGCTATGTGTTTGAGACGCTGCGCAAGGGGGCGAACGGATATCTGCTGAAGGATATGGAGGCCGAGTCGCTGATTAATGCGATCCGCTCTGTATGCGAGGGGCATGCTTTTATCCATCCGAAGGTGACCGGCAAGCTGATTAATCAGCTGCGGCGCATGACGTACCTTAACGAGACTGGCGCAATGGCCGAGACGGCCGTGAAGGAAGCCGGTGTTAAATTCGTTGCAGGCGATAACAATCCGCTGACCCGCCGCGAGGCAGAGGTGTTGCGGCTGATGGCGGAGGGCAAGAGTAACAAGATGATTGGGGAGTATCTGTTTATCAGTGAGAAGACGGTCAAAAACCATGTCAGCAGTATTCTGCAAAAGATGGAAGTGGATGACCGTACGCAGGCTGTAATTAATTCGATCAAATACGGCTGGGTAACTTTATAG
- a CDS encoding flagellar protein FlgN, whose translation MALTTLLELLERLDEAHVQMLDLAAVKKQTIMDNKVEGLIDILNRESKLMKVIGQLEERRAEAAFEFLQGVGIRSNLNLNLTELSRLVFDPDDKSRLLQIQQKLSGTLQQLKKANELNQKLIEQSLTFIDYSLDLLVGRPNQEMTYHHPSDKGSSVTRPGLFDARG comes from the coding sequence ATGGCACTTACAACATTATTAGAATTGCTTGAGCGGCTGGACGAGGCGCATGTGCAGATGCTGGATCTGGCCGCAGTCAAGAAACAGACCATTATGGACAACAAGGTAGAGGGTCTTATTGATATCCTGAACCGCGAGTCCAAGCTGATGAAGGTGATCGGACAGCTGGAAGAACGGCGTGCAGAAGCGGCCTTCGAGTTTTTGCAGGGGGTTGGAATCCGTTCCAATCTGAATCTGAATCTTACCGAGCTGTCCCGCCTTGTCTTTGATCCCGATGACAAATCGCGCCTGCTGCAGATTCAGCAGAAGCTTTCCGGCACATTGCAGCAATTAAAAAAGGCCAATGAGCTGAACCAGAAGCTGATTGAGCAGTCGCTTACCTTTATAGATTATTCCCTGGATTTGCTTGTCGGAAGACCAAATCAGGAAATGACGTACCATCATCCGTCCGACAAGGGCAGCAGTGTAACTCGGCCGGGTCTTTTTGATGCCCGTGGATAA
- a CDS encoding DEAD/DEAH box helicase: MAVYVVAQGGVWQARISLNLAVDELWWAGEAEGLGGWGGRWVVGGGQVADWESQAAERKGQHADLESQAEERRGQRAGWGKQAAEWEGQRADWKGQATDRIVLLSRSLPLGWAVKLAAACQFTNRMQYWDEEAWRKYASALLKAEIRAERAAGGTGGAGWPFEEAKVYRLPEDRGWSRRGGKVVGERNGERKAGVSEWKDEEGSGWAREREKERGSVQGSMRTNWQGNEQVSVLMSEMEVLAAGADRLVAALDGRSLLQGEAEALVAEQLPELAENWRAAAQLAYLQGRLRLTAAVLGPAGAARLGLRRREVPRCLRCGSAPTGRTACAACGLAGCAYCEACLALGRSRACALLLRSAPLPAVQRTAGVSPTVTARRWGLSAAQAAAAAAALGFLAEPRKRSAARGPERFLLWAVTGAGKTEMVFPLLEAALAAGGRALIATPRRDVVLELAPRLAKAFPADVPAVLYGGSEDRLRRSRITLATTHQLLRFHQAFDLVIIDEIDAYPYHNDPMLDYAARQVCKLGGRFILLSATPPAELQRLARSGRLPHARVPVRFHGHPLPVPRHIRIPPLHRCLKQGRIPAGLRSALQRSLDRKAQIFLFVSRIAHIEGLLQLLRTMLPEISIEGTSSQDPGRAEKVLKFRDRTISLLVTTTILERGVTVPHSDVFILDADSGLFDEAALVQMAGRAGRSKDDPAGNVIFASAEWNRSQRAAISQIRSMNAIARRQGYLKS; this comes from the coding sequence GTGGCTGTGTATGTGGTGGCGCAGGGCGGAGTGTGGCAGGCCCGGATTTCACTGAATCTGGCGGTGGATGAATTATGGTGGGCGGGTGAGGCGGAGGGGCTGGGGGGTTGGGGAGGTCGCTGGGTAGTAGGGGGAGGTCAAGTGGCAGACTGGGAAAGCCAAGCGGCTGAACGGAAAGGTCAGCACGCAGACTTGGAAAGCCAGGCGGAGGAACGGAGAGGTCAGCGGGCAGGCTGGGGGAAGCAAGCGGCGGAGTGGGAAGGTCAGCGGGCAGACTGGAAAGGCCAGGCGACAGACCGGATTGTGCTGCTCTCCCGGTCACTGCCGTTAGGTTGGGCAGTGAAGCTGGCAGCAGCCTGCCAGTTCACGAACCGGATGCAGTACTGGGATGAGGAAGCTTGGAGGAAGTATGCCTCAGCTCTCTTGAAGGCGGAGATCCGGGCGGAACGGGCTGCTGGAGGGACAGGGGGCGCAGGGTGGCCTTTTGAGGAGGCTAAGGTGTACAGGCTACCGGAGGACAGGGGATGGAGCAGGCGTGGGGGAAAAGTGGTTGGAGAAAGGAATGGGGAGCGTAAGGCGGGGGTGAGTGAGTGGAAGGATGAAGAGGGGAGTGGCTGGGCGAGAGAGCGAGAGAAGGAACGTGGGAGCGTACAGGGGAGTATGAGGACGAATTGGCAAGGGAACGAACAAGTGAGTGTGCTGATGAGCGAGATGGAGGTGCTTGCAGCGGGTGCTGACCGGCTGGTTGCAGCGCTGGACGGGCGTTCTCTGCTTCAGGGTGAAGCAGAGGCACTGGTGGCCGAGCAGCTCCCCGAGCTGGCGGAGAATTGGCGGGCTGCGGCGCAGCTCGCCTATCTCCAGGGACGGCTGCGCCTTACGGCCGCCGTCCTGGGCCCTGCGGGCGCCGCGCGGCTTGGCCTGCGCCGCCGCGAAGTGCCGCGCTGCCTGCGCTGCGGCAGCGCCCCCACGGGCCGCACGGCCTGCGCCGCGTGCGGCCTTGCCGGCTGCGCCTATTGCGAGGCCTGCCTCGCACTGGGGCGCAGCCGGGCTTGCGCGCTGCTGCTGCGCAGCGCACCGCTGCCGGCCGTGCAGCGCACGGCCGGCGTATCCCCCACCGTGACGGCACGCCGGTGGGGGCTTAGCGCAGCGCAGGCGGCCGCCGCCGCCGCTGCGCTGGGGTTCCTGGCGGAGCCGCGCAAGCGCTCCGCTGCAAGAGGCCCAGAGCGTTTCCTGCTCTGGGCAGTGACAGGAGCGGGGAAGACGGAGATGGTCTTCCCGCTCCTGGAGGCGGCGCTCGCGGCCGGGGGCCGGGCGCTGATCGCCACGCCGCGGCGTGACGTCGTGCTGGAGCTTGCGCCACGCCTGGCCAAGGCCTTCCCGGCGGATGTCCCCGCCGTGCTGTACGGAGGCAGCGAGGACCGCTTGCGCCGCAGCCGGATCACCCTGGCGACCACGCACCAGCTGCTGCGGTTTCACCAGGCTTTCGATCTGGTCATCATCGATGAGATCGATGCGTATCCCTATCACAACGATCCTATGCTGGACTATGCTGCAAGGCAGGTCTGCAAGCTCGGCGGCCGATTCATCCTTCTATCCGCCACGCCGCCTGCGGAGCTGCAGCGTCTTGCCCGCTCCGGCAGATTGCCGCATGCAAGGGTCCCGGTCCGCTTTCACGGCCATCCTTTGCCGGTTCCGCGCCATATCCGGATACCGCCGCTTCATCGCTGCCTGAAGCAGGGCAGAATTCCGGCAGGACTGCGTTCAGCACTGCAGCGGTCCCTTGACCGTAAGGCGCAGATTTTCCTCTTCGTCTCGCGGATTGCCCATATTGAGGGACTGCTGCAGCTTCTGCGGACGATGTTACCGGAAATTTCTATAGAGGGTACTTCCTCTCAAGATCCGGGCAGAGCAGAGAAGGTACTGAAATTCCGCGATCGTACCATCTCCTTGCTGGTGACGACAACGATTCTGGAGCGTGGGGTCACGGTACCGCATAGTGATGTGTTTATTCTGGATGCGGACAGCGGACTCTTTGATGAGGCGGCCTTGGTACAGATGGCGGGCCGGGCGGGACGCTCCAAGGATGATCCGGCAGGCAACGTCATCTTTGCTTCAGCAGAGTGGAACCGCTCACAGCGCGCCGCCATATCGCAGATCCGCAGTATGAACGCCATTGCCCGCAGACAAGGATATCTCAAGTCTTAA
- a CDS encoding sensor histidine kinase, whose product MEFQADAIDRVIKNTIDVMESSKYQIFEILQVARDELAALNKELQRVMEETDETLQKVDKLEQQYHRSRIRLTEVSRDFVRYTEKDIRIAYEKATELQLELMMTREREAYLRSRRDELQMRVRSVENSVERAESIGSQMSVVLEYLSGELGQVTRIVESAKNRQMIGLKIILAQEEERKRIAREIHDGPAQMLANLVLRTEIVERMLVKQEFGLVQAEVIDLKGQVRYSLEEMRKVIFNLRPMALDDLGLIPTLRKYVHDYEEKTRIRTSFETRGKEHRLSSAMEAAVYRLVQEGLSNAAKHAYPSYVLVEITYQAQLIKIVVKDNGLGFNVKKISEQANRESFGLVGMRERVELLEGRMEIQSAENQGTTIVIHIPTNVEKGKE is encoded by the coding sequence GTGGAATTTCAAGCCGATGCGATAGATCGGGTGATTAAAAACACCATCGACGTGATGGAGAGCAGCAAGTATCAGATATTCGAAATATTGCAGGTGGCACGGGATGAGCTTGCTGCACTCAACAAAGAACTGCAGCGGGTCATGGAAGAAACGGATGAAACATTGCAAAAGGTAGACAAGCTGGAGCAGCAGTACCACCGCTCCCGGATCCGGCTGACAGAGGTCAGCCGGGATTTTGTCCGCTATACGGAGAAGGATATCCGGATTGCTTATGAGAAGGCGACGGAGCTGCAGCTGGAGCTGATGATGACCAGGGAGAGAGAAGCTTATCTGCGGAGCAGACGCGATGAATTGCAAATGCGGGTTCGCAGTGTCGAAAATTCTGTAGAACGTGCCGAATCGATTGGTTCGCAAATGAGCGTTGTCCTGGAATATCTGTCCGGAGAACTAGGTCAAGTGACGCGAATTGTCGAATCTGCGAAGAACCGCCAGATGATTGGACTCAAAATAATCCTGGCTCAGGAAGAGGAACGGAAAAGAATTGCCCGGGAAATTCATGACGGTCCTGCTCAAATGCTGGCGAATCTAGTCCTAAGGACGGAAATTGTAGAAAGAATGCTGGTAAAGCAGGAATTTGGGCTGGTACAAGCCGAAGTAATAGACTTAAAGGGGCAGGTAAGATACAGCCTGGAAGAAATGCGCAAGGTGATTTTCAACCTGCGTCCGATGGCGCTTGATGATTTGGGGCTGATTCCGACTCTGCGGAAGTATGTGCATGATTATGAGGAGAAGACGAGGATCCGCACCTCTTTTGAAACCAGGGGGAAGGAGCACCGTTTGTCCTCGGCAATGGAAGCGGCGGTATACCGGCTGGTGCAGGAGGGTCTGTCCAATGCGGCGAAGCATGCTTACCCGAGCTACGTACTGGTAGAGATTACTTATCAGGCTCAATTGATCAAGATTGTCGTGAAAGACAATGGCTTAGGCTTCAATGTGAAAAAAATCAGTGAACAAGCCAACCGGGAAAGCTTCGGTCTGGTGGGTATGCGCGAACGCGTGGAATTGCTGGAGGGAAGAATGGAAATACAATCAGCCGAGAACCAGGGCACAACAATCGTAATTCACATTCCGACGAATGTGGAAAAGGGGAAGGAGTAA
- a CDS encoding ComF family protein translates to MRSNRWQADLLVPVPVSTVRLSERGFNQAERMAEVVSLRRGIPQLPLLVRTHHTAKQSFKSRRERLADMKYAFAGTTDSAVLQSLNEHLHSRASHKLEQHPLRIIIVDDIYTTGSTIRACAEALQQLCRSQNCSAEIYSLTWARS, encoded by the coding sequence ATGCGTTCTAACCGGTGGCAAGCCGACCTGCTGGTTCCTGTACCGGTGAGCACTGTCCGCCTGTCCGAGCGGGGCTTCAATCAGGCGGAGCGGATGGCGGAAGTCGTATCCCTGCGCAGAGGAATCCCTCAGCTCCCGCTGCTGGTCCGCACCCATCACACCGCCAAGCAGAGCTTCAAAAGCAGGAGGGAGCGGCTGGCAGATATGAAGTATGCTTTTGCCGGGACTACAGATTCGGCGGTTCTGCAAAGTCTGAATGAACACCTGCATTCCCGAGCGTCGCACAAGCTTGAACAGCACCCATTACGAATCATCATTGTCGATGATATCTACACTACCGGAAGTACGATTCGTGCCTGTGCGGAAGCTCTTCAGCAGCTCTGCCGCAGCCAGAATTGTTCTGCTGAGATCTACTCTCTGACCTGGGCGCGTTCCTAG